The following is a genomic window from Candidatus Poribacteria bacterium.
GGCATGAAGTGGGAATCGGTTTTGAATGCTCCGGGTGAACCGAAAACGATCGTCTGCAACGCAGATGAAGGCGAACCGGGCTGTTTCAAGGATCGGGTTATTCTCGATTACGCGCCACACGCTGCAATTGAAGGAATGACACTCGCCGCCTATGCAACAGGCGCAACACGTGGTTTTATCTATCTTCGCTATGAGTACCCAGAAACTTTAAAAATACTCGAACAAGCACTTGCAGAAGCAGAAGCAGCAGGACTACTCGGTGATGGCATCCTCGGTGAGGATTTCAACTTCCATATCTATATTCGACGCGGTGCTGGTGCCTATGTTTGTGGCGAGGAGGGGTCGCTATTGAACAGCCTTGAAGGGAAGCATCCGTTTCCAAGGAATCGCCCGCCTTACCCTGTGACACATGGATTTGAGAACTTGCCCACCGCTGTAAACAACGTGGAGACACTCGCCGCCGCTGTACAAATCTTACGCCACGGTGCAGCATGGTATAAAAATCTCAGTTATGACCAAAACTTAGCAGGCACAAAAATTATTAGCCTCTCCGGGGACATTCAGAGACCGGGGAATTACGAGGTCCCGTTCGGACTTCCGTTGAAGACGCTTCTCTACGAGTGGGCAGGTGGTGCACCGGGAGGACGCGAAATTCGAGCGATTACGACAGCAGGGTTATCGGGTGGGTTTATCGCTGCAGCTGACTTTGACATTACGATTGATGAACCGAGTTTCCAAAAAGTGGGTGCGATGCTTGGTGCCGCGGGAATCATGGTGTTTGATGACACGCGAGATATGCTCGATGTCGCACGCAACGCAATGGAATTTTTTGCCGAGGAATCTTGCGGGAAATGTTTTCCCTGTCGTATCGGCACACATCGATTAACAGAACTTTTGTCCGCGCCGCTGAATCTGAATTCGGAAGCACTCATCTCGGAGATTGGAGCCGTCATGAGAGCAACGAGTGCTTGCGGACTCGGCACGGCTGCACCAAATATTACAGACAGTCTAATCCGGTATTTCTAATGGAGTTATCGGTTTTAATGGGTGTCGGTTGTGGGTTGTCAGTTAAAGAGCAGGGTATGAAGGATAAAATCTTTGTAATGCCAGGAGGTATTAACTGAAAACTGAAAACTGACCACTGAAAACTATTAAAGCATGTGGACTCGTGGGTTTATTCTTCTTTGCGCCATTATATTTGTTGTCGGTTTGGTAACAGGACCGGTCCAGATGCTATTTCCGGTCTATGCAGAAACGATTTTAGAAGAAAGCGCGTTGTTTGCTGCATTGTTGCGTGCGCTGCCCATTGGTCTCGGTGGTATTTCGGCACTGATCGGTGGAACCCTCAGTGATCGGTTCGGACGGAAGCCGACGATACTCATCGGGATGACAGGCGCGATTGTCATAGGTGCGCTTTTCACGACAGAAACGCCCCTGTTCATCTGGGGTATCCTCTGCTACGAAGGCATCGCATCCGGATTCAAGACTGCGGGTGGGCAAACCTACCTCATCAGTGTTGTGCCATCAAACCGATTGGGAGTGGCGACGGCACTGTACTTTATCAATATGACTGTTGGAGGG
Proteins encoded in this region:
- a CDS encoding NAD(P)H-dependent oxidoreductase subunit E; protein product: MAAPTNREVIAQWRDEPAPLLSLLHAFHDRDGFISEAVLRDIAVGLRIPLAELFGTVTFYHHFARETPGQDAPRVCTGPVCRLQGGLEILEALKNEGATEMPCAGRCDDCIPVLKGHQVFVGKQADSLSVQPSPLPPPYPGDGEECIFAEIREPGRNTLSGYRRTGGYEALTRAVTTLAPTDVIETLKESQLAGRGGAGFPTGMKWESVLNAPGEPKTIVCNADEGEPGCFKDRVILDYAPHAAIEGMTLAAYATGATRGFIYLRYEYPETLKILEQALAEAEAAGLLGDGILGEDFNFHIYIRRGAGAYVCGEEGSLLNSLEGKHPFPRNRPPYPVTHGFENLPTAVNNVETLAAAVQILRHGAAWYKNLSYDQNLAGTKIISLSGDIQRPGNYEVPFGLPLKTLLYEWAGGAPGGREIRAITTAGLSGGFIAAADFDITIDEPSFQKVGAMLGAAGIMVFDDTRDMLDVARNAMEFFAEESCGKCFPCRIGTHRLTELLSAPLNLNSEALISEIGAVMRATSACGLGTAAPNITDSLIRYF